The following coding sequences lie in one Micromonospora sp. R77 genomic window:
- a CDS encoding LacI family DNA-binding transcriptional regulator: protein MTTQRTRSLGRPTLDAVAARAGVGRGTVSRVVNGSPQVSPEARAAVQQAIAELGYVPNRAARALVTQRTDSVALVVSESGERVFTEPFFAGIVRGVSSGLLETPMQLWLAMVQSPIERERVEHHLTNQHVDGVLLLSLHDSDPLPTLLEERGLPTVLGGRPARMLHPDAQPTWFVDMDNVGGARQAVAHLFSRGRRRIATIAGPQDMGAGLARLSGYKEAVRAAGGEINPDLIAYGDFSEGSGTACMRRLLEVCPDLDAVFAASDLMAFGALRTLREAGRRVPEDVAVIGFDDAPIARQAEPPLTTVFQPVEEMGRQMARLLVSRIRGEDVPSPHILLDTKLIHRASA, encoded by the coding sequence ATGACAACGCAGCGCACGCGGTCGCTCGGGCGCCCGACCCTTGACGCGGTCGCGGCCCGCGCCGGCGTCGGGCGCGGCACGGTCTCCCGCGTGGTCAACGGCTCGCCCCAGGTCAGCCCGGAGGCCCGGGCCGCGGTCCAACAGGCGATCGCCGAGCTGGGGTACGTCCCGAACCGGGCGGCGCGGGCCCTGGTCACCCAGCGGACCGACTCGGTCGCGCTGGTGGTCTCCGAGTCGGGGGAGCGGGTCTTCACCGAGCCGTTCTTCGCCGGCATCGTCCGGGGCGTCAGCTCCGGGCTGCTGGAGACCCCGATGCAGCTCTGGCTGGCCATGGTGCAGTCGCCGATCGAGCGGGAACGGGTCGAGCACCACCTGACCAACCAGCACGTCGACGGGGTCCTGCTGCTCTCGCTGCACGACTCCGACCCGCTGCCCACCCTGCTGGAGGAGCGCGGCCTGCCCACCGTGCTCGGCGGCCGGCCGGCGCGGATGCTGCACCCGGACGCCCAGCCCACCTGGTTCGTCGACATGGACAACGTCGGTGGCGCCCGGCAGGCGGTGGCGCACCTGTTCTCCCGGGGGCGGCGGCGGATCGCCACCATCGCCGGCCCGCAGGACATGGGCGCCGGCCTGGCCCGGTTGTCCGGCTACAAGGAGGCCGTCCGGGCCGCGGGCGGCGAGATCAACCCCGACCTGATCGCGTACGGCGACTTCAGCGAGGGCAGCGGCACCGCCTGCATGCGCCGGCTGCTGGAGGTCTGCCCGGACCTGGACGCGGTCTTCGCCGCCTCCGACCTGATGGCCTTCGGTGCCCTGCGGACCCTGCGCGAGGCCGGCCGCCGGGTGCCCGAGGACGTGGCGGTGATCGGCTTCGACGACGCACCGATCGCCCGGCAGGCCGAGCCGCCGCTGACCACGGTCTTCCAGCCGGTGGAGGAGATGGGCCGGCAGATGGCCCGACTCCTGGTCTCCCGCATCCGCGGCGAGGACGTCCCGTCCCCCCACATCCTGCTCGACACCAAACTCATCCACCGCGCCTCGGCCTGA
- a CDS encoding amino acid-binding protein: MLLRVRVTLPDRPGTLGQVARTLGVAGADIVQVVVLERLGGRAVDDFTVVWPGAARVERLLAGLAAIPGVRVDGVWRAIGTPTTTGQDAELLAQIAANPADGVATLVDAVPGLLAADWAVAAVVPLDWAARSGGPSAATVGQASWRAPVPPRLPEVTPLRARSMTAPDGTHYAVAPFGRAGLVLVVAREHTGPLTAAAFHATEVDRLAQLVRAGAVILGDRLDLVGGPAGVTGS, translated from the coding sequence ATGTTGCTGAGAGTTCGGGTGACGCTGCCGGACCGACCCGGCACGCTCGGGCAGGTGGCCCGGACCCTGGGCGTGGCCGGGGCCGACATCGTCCAGGTGGTGGTGCTGGAGCGGCTCGGCGGGCGGGCCGTCGACGACTTCACCGTGGTGTGGCCGGGCGCGGCCCGGGTGGAGCGGCTGCTCGCCGGGCTGGCCGCCATCCCCGGGGTCCGGGTGGACGGGGTGTGGCGGGCGATCGGCACCCCGACCACCACCGGGCAGGACGCCGAACTCCTGGCGCAGATCGCCGCCAACCCGGCCGACGGGGTCGCCACCCTGGTCGACGCGGTGCCGGGGCTGCTCGCGGCGGACTGGGCGGTGGCTGCGGTCGTACCCCTGGACTGGGCCGCGCGCAGCGGCGGGCCGAGCGCGGCGACGGTCGGGCAGGCGAGCTGGCGGGCACCGGTCCCGCCGCGGCTGCCGGAGGTGACCCCGCTGCGCGCCCGGTCGATGACCGCTCCCGACGGCACCCACTACGCGGTCGCGCCGTTCGGTCGGGCCGGCCTGGTGCTGGTGGTGGCCCGGGAGCACACCGGGCCGCTGACCGCCGCCGCGTTCCACGCCACCGAGGTGGACCGGCTGGCGCAGCTCGTCCGCGCCGGCGCGGTGATCCTCGGCGACCGGCTCGACCTGGTCGGCGGGCCGGCGGGCGTCACCGGCAGCTGA
- a CDS encoding GNAT family N-acetyltransferase translates to MALWRIRATVDDRPGYLSVLTASLALRGVNILSVQVHTTEAGAVDDFLVDAPDDLDEAGLLAAVERGRGRDCWVARSEARGLVDQPTRVLGLAAWLVRDPRRPDGGAARPCSAPTWSAGGRRRAGRGSARTPCCWPTRPAAVRAAPGRARFHPRRVRPGAGAGRAGGDRGPPVGRPGHPAAARRGGAGGPAGDGGRPAGRAGAARGVFGAQPAAATSAGRPARRRPGCGGCWSRPGADPGRDGHRRGRTAEPVVAMANLLGEGDEAEAALLVRDDWQRRGLGTALLRRLVGHAERAGYAALLLHVQAQNTPMLRTVARLGRPMPSERDGCLLTVTVPLGVVRPRRPGAGARPATLAGPATVAADRPH, encoded by the coding sequence ATGGCGCTGTGGCGGATCAGAGCCACCGTGGACGACCGGCCGGGTTACCTGTCGGTGCTCACGGCGAGCCTCGCGTTGCGCGGGGTCAACATCCTCTCCGTGCAGGTGCACACCACCGAGGCGGGGGCGGTCGACGACTTCCTCGTCGACGCGCCGGACGACCTCGACGAGGCCGGCCTGCTGGCCGCCGTCGAGCGGGGCCGGGGGCGGGACTGCTGGGTGGCGCGCAGCGAGGCGCGTGGCCTGGTCGACCAGCCGACCCGGGTCCTCGGCCTGGCCGCCTGGCTGGTCCGGGACCCGAGGCGACCGGACGGAGGCGCTGCGCGCCCTTGCTCGGCGCCGACGTGGTCAGCTGGCGGCCGGCGGCGGGCCGGTCGGGGATCGGCGCGCACACCATGCTGCTGGCCGACCCGGCCGGCGGCCGTACGAGCTGCGCCGGGCCGCGCCCGGTTTCACCCCCGCCGAGTACGCCCGGGCGCAGGCGCTGGTCGAGCTGGCGGCGACCGTGGTCCGCCGGTCGGCCGACCGGGTCACCCTGCTGCTGCCCGACGGGGCGGAGCTGGTGGTCCGGCCGGCGACGGCGGACGACCTGCCGGGCGTGCTGGAGCTGCACGAGGCGTGTTCGGCGCGCAGCCGGCAGCGGCCACCTCAGCGGGGCGGCCGGCCCGTCGCCGTCCCGGCTGCGGCGGCTGCTGGAGCCGGCCCGGGGCTGACCCTGGTCGCGACGGCCACCGGCGCGGACGGACGGCGGAACCGGTGGTGGCGATGGCGAACCTGCTCGGCGAGGGGGACGAGGCGGAGGCGGCGCTGCTGGTACGGGACGACTGGCAGCGGCGGGGTCTGGGCACCGCCCTGCTGCGTCGGCTGGTCGGGCACGCCGAGCGGGCCGGGTACGCCGCCCTGCTGCTGCACGTCCAGGCGCAGAACACGCCGATGCTGCGGACCGTGGCCCGGCTGGGCCGGCCGATGCCGTCCGAGCGGGACGGTTGCCTGCTCACGGTCACCGTGCCGCTGGGCGTCGTGCGACCTCGGCGGCCCGGTGCCGGGGCGCGGCCGGCCACGCTCGCCGGCCCCGCGACCGTCGCCGCCGACCGGCCGCACTGA
- a CDS encoding phosphotransferase family protein, translating into MTEPAVDHTQTTTGPDAGRPPKGVDLDRLAAYLAEHRPELAGPLHARLIAGGKSNLTYLLGAGDRELVLRRPPLGHVLATAHDMAREHRVISALAPTDVPVPAAVLFCADEAVIGAPFYLMEKVDGEVYRTRQQTDPLTDGQRHDLAMAMMDTLAALHMVEPTTAGLADFGRPEGYLGRQVRRWAGQLDRSRSRDLPGIDELRDALADTVPEGANAGRIVHGDYRLDNLMASVDPVAVRAVLDWEMATLGDPLADLGLLLTYWSVLGDSELAEGNPVADGIGPRAGFPTGDELINRYAGRSDVDVGPLHWHVALGCFKLAVICEGIHYRHTLGQTLGGGFDRIGDMVAPLVDHGLHAVREK; encoded by the coding sequence ATGACCGAGCCGGCCGTCGACCACACCCAGACCACGACCGGACCGGACGCCGGCCGACCGCCGAAGGGCGTGGACCTCGACCGGCTCGCCGCGTACCTCGCCGAGCACCGGCCCGAGCTGGCCGGTCCGCTGCACGCCCGGCTGATCGCCGGCGGCAAGTCCAACCTGACCTATCTGCTCGGCGCCGGTGACCGGGAGCTGGTGCTGCGCCGGCCGCCGCTCGGGCACGTGCTGGCCACCGCGCACGACATGGCCCGCGAGCACCGGGTGATCTCCGCGCTGGCACCGACCGACGTACCGGTCCCGGCGGCGGTGCTGTTCTGCGCCGACGAGGCGGTGATCGGCGCGCCGTTCTATCTGATGGAGAAGGTCGACGGCGAGGTCTACCGGACCCGGCAGCAGACCGACCCGCTCACCGACGGGCAGCGGCACGACCTGGCCATGGCGATGATGGACACCCTCGCCGCGCTGCACATGGTCGAGCCGACCACGGCCGGGCTGGCCGACTTCGGCCGCCCCGAGGGCTACCTGGGCCGGCAGGTCCGCCGCTGGGCCGGCCAGCTCGACCGGTCCCGCAGCCGCGACCTGCCCGGCATCGACGAGCTGCGCGACGCGCTCGCCGACACCGTCCCCGAGGGCGCCAACGCCGGCCGGATCGTGCACGGCGACTACCGGCTGGACAACCTGATGGCCTCCGTCGACCCGGTCGCGGTGCGCGCGGTGCTGGACTGGGAGATGGCCACCCTCGGCGATCCGCTCGCCGACCTGGGGCTGCTGCTGACGTACTGGAGCGTGCTCGGCGACAGCGAGCTGGCCGAGGGCAACCCGGTGGCCGACGGCATCGGGCCCCGGGCCGGCTTCCCCACCGGCGACGAGCTGATCAACCGGTACGCCGGCCGCAGCGACGTCGACGTCGGCCCGCTGCACTGGCACGTGGCGCTCGGCTGCTTCAAGCTCGCGGTGATCTGCGAGGGCATCCACTACCGGCACACCCTCGGCCAGACCCTGGGCGGCGGCTTCGACCGGATCGGCGACATGGTCGCCCCCCTGGTCGACCACGGCCTGCACGCCGTCCGGGAGAAGTGA
- a CDS encoding aldehyde dehydrogenase family protein: MALRLADGTAWSDTLARAVAATPEAFGSSADGRTRLHNLIEGDWRAVGAPTPVRTPVDNTVLVDLARLDADSARAAVAHAAAAHRDWAQTPLADRKARVTDALDALTAHRDLLAMLLVWEIGKPWRLACADVDRALDGVRWYVQEIDRMLADGREPLPGPVSNIASWNYPMSVLVHAELVQLLAGNAVIAKTPSQGGAVCLTVAHALMRRAGLPATLLSGSGEELSEVLVRAPEIGAVAFVGGRSNGGKVAAALLDSDKRHFIEQEGLNAWGIWNFSQWDLLAAHLKKGFEYGKQRCTAYPRFVVQRDLVDEFLDMYLPVVRSVRFGHPLAVDESWQAGDPLPELDFGPLISGAKADELRRKVDEAVRGGAVPLHRGKLDGAPFLDGQDTSAYVAPAVLLAPPGRSRLMHAEPFGPVDTIVVVDTTDELLAAMNASNGALVASLACDDTDEAAKLAVDLQAFKVGINKPRSRGDRDEPFGGRGASWKGAFVGGDLLVQAVTVGGDGRLYGNFPDYSSYPAT; the protein is encoded by the coding sequence ATGGCTCTCAGACTCGCCGACGGCACCGCCTGGTCCGACACCCTCGCCCGGGCGGTGGCCGCCACCCCGGAGGCCTTCGGGTCCTCCGCCGACGGCCGGACCCGGCTGCACAACCTGATCGAAGGCGACTGGCGGGCGGTCGGCGCACCCACGCCGGTCCGCACCCCGGTCGACAACACCGTCCTGGTCGACCTGGCCCGCCTCGACGCCGACTCGGCCCGCGCCGCCGTCGCGCACGCCGCCGCCGCGCACCGCGACTGGGCGCAGACCCCGCTCGCCGACCGCAAGGCCCGGGTCACCGACGCCCTGGACGCCCTCACCGCCCACCGCGACCTGCTCGCCATGCTGCTGGTCTGGGAGATCGGCAAGCCGTGGCGGCTGGCCTGCGCCGATGTGGACCGGGCGCTCGACGGCGTCCGGTGGTACGTCCAGGAGATCGACCGGATGCTCGCCGACGGCCGGGAGCCGCTGCCCGGCCCGGTCAGCAACATCGCCTCCTGGAACTATCCGATGAGCGTGCTGGTCCACGCGGAACTGGTGCAGCTCCTCGCCGGCAACGCGGTGATCGCCAAGACCCCCTCGCAGGGCGGCGCCGTCTGCCTCACCGTCGCGCACGCGCTGATGCGCCGGGCCGGCCTGCCCGCCACGCTGCTCTCGGGCAGCGGCGAGGAGCTCTCCGAGGTGCTCGTCCGCGCCCCCGAGATCGGTGCGGTCGCCTTCGTCGGCGGGCGCTCCAACGGCGGCAAGGTCGCCGCCGCGCTGCTCGACTCCGACAAGCGGCACTTCATCGAGCAGGAAGGGCTCAACGCCTGGGGCATCTGGAACTTCTCCCAGTGGGACCTGCTCGCCGCGCACCTGAAGAAGGGATTCGAGTACGGCAAGCAGCGCTGCACCGCGTACCCGCGGTTCGTGGTCCAGCGCGACCTGGTCGACGAGTTCCTCGACATGTACCTGCCGGTCGTCCGCTCGGTGCGCTTCGGTCACCCGCTCGCCGTGGACGAGAGCTGGCAGGCCGGCGACCCGCTGCCCGAACTCGACTTCGGCCCGCTGATCAGCGGCGCCAAGGCCGACGAGCTGCGCCGCAAGGTCGACGAGGCGGTACGCGGCGGCGCGGTCCCGCTGCACCGGGGCAAGCTCGACGGCGCGCCCTTCCTCGACGGCCAGGACACCTCCGCGTACGTGGCGCCGGCCGTGCTGCTCGCCCCGCCCGGCCGGTCCCGGCTGATGCACGCCGAGCCGTTCGGACCGGTCGACACCATCGTCGTGGTGGACACCACCGACGAGCTGCTGGCCGCCATGAACGCCTCCAACGGGGCCCTGGTGGCCTCGCTCGCCTGCGACGACACCGACGAGGCGGCGAAGCTCGCGGTCGACCTCCAGGCGTTCAAGGTGGGCATCAACAAGCCGCGCTCGCGCGGTGACCGGGACGAGCCGTTCGGCGGCCGGGGTGCCTCCTGGAAGGGTGCCTTCGTCGGCGGCGACCTGCTGGTGCAGGCGGTCACCGTGGGTGGCGACGGCCGGCTCTACGGCAACTTCCCGGACTACAGCAGCTACCCGGCCACCTGA